From the genome of Scytonema hofmannii PCC 7110, one region includes:
- a CDS encoding SMI1/KNR4 family protein, translating to MKRQNIVQQFHLMADSIQNNSAINVVKCKFNPPATKNKLKEAQKNFNLTTAMIDFYSQANGITIEWEKKEQKEIADGGLAAGYINLLPVEEVFQDWKDIIYFDEDDSFKPLHPLDFFVDEACAALYLDGSNNPQVYYHYLGEEMSPLGVDFEGYLQLLLKSRGFWYWHKAIAQPEYFNPYVPISVEERNFREIMPQLFPDFDASDFQRFNDENS from the coding sequence ATGAAAAGACAAAACATTGTCCAACAGTTCCATTTAATGGCAGACTCTATTCAAAATAATTCGGCGATTAATGTAGTTAAATGTAAATTTAATCCACCAGCAACAAAAAATAAATTAAAGGAAGCTCAAAAAAACTTCAACCTCACAACAGCAATGATTGATTTTTATAGTCAGGCAAATGGTATCACAATCGAGTGGGAAAAAAAGGAACAAAAAGAAATTGCTGATGGGGGGTTAGCTGCTGGATATATTAATTTATTACCTGTTGAGGAAGTATTTCAAGATTGGAAAGATATTATTTATTTTGATGAAGATGACTCTTTCAAACCTTTACATCCTCTAGACTTTTTCGTTGATGAAGCTTGTGCAGCACTTTATTTAGATGGTTCCAATAATCCACAAGTCTATTATCATTACCTTGGTGAAGAAATGAGTCCATTAGGTGTAGATTTTGAAGGTTATCTTCAACTGTTACTTAAATCACGGGGTTTTTGGTATTGGCATAAAGCTATTGCTCAACCAGAATATTTTAATCCTTATGTACCCATATCAGTTGAAGAGAGAAACTTTAGAGAAATTATGCCACAGCTTTTTCCAGACTTTGATGCATCAGACTTTCAACGATTTAATGATGAAAATTCATAA
- a CDS encoding YbjN domain-containing protein, with translation MIATTENHQLKSELILHDSSQSLLKISRLTLNLTKQDDIIIECRLTFQVDPKLYDRIDKEELFNLKPDVRNSLSAGEFLPEQDIQIETTLKPDLLPHLQEHATNNHEATTYLLNLNQQQPDNPLLSTESWLALSVTQQQESGEIGYRTLWSYISPANLAQASTSGEEISQGIVNFFKDWTEANLSARTKKASDKMLEGISHFLTELADINLDEMTQQIEAKLKTSSTGEAIFEEMVNFFKADDWFFVQIEGQPVLQIVFQGENGKWTCYASTRIEQQQFIFYSVCSVNVPEDKRLAVAEFLTRANSGMVIGNFELDFADGEIRYKTSIDVQGDRLSFALIKPLVYANVTMMDQYLPGIMSVIYGDVSPEDANAQVEV, from the coding sequence ATGATTGCAACAACAGAAAATCATCAACTTAAAAGCGAACTAATCTTACATGATTCCTCCCAATCGCTTCTAAAAATTTCCAGACTTACCCTAAACCTAACAAAACAAGACGACATAATCATTGAGTGTCGCCTTACCTTCCAAGTCGATCCAAAACTATACGATCGCATCGACAAAGAAGAATTATTCAACCTCAAACCTGATGTACGTAATTCCCTTTCTGCTGGAGAATTCCTCCCAGAACAAGACATCCAAATCGAAACCACTCTCAAACCCGATTTACTCCCCCACCTGCAAGAACACGCTACCAACAATCATGAAGCCACAACCTACCTCCTAAACTTAAACCAACAACAACCCGACAATCCATTACTCTCCACCGAAAGCTGGTTAGCTTTATCTGTCACCCAGCAACAAGAGTCAGGCGAAATCGGCTATCGCACACTTTGGTCTTATATTAGTCCCGCAAATCTTGCTCAAGCAAGCACTTCTGGCGAAGAAATTTCTCAGGGAATTGTCAATTTTTTCAAAGACTGGACTGAAGCTAATCTCTCTGCAAGAACCAAAAAAGCCAGTGACAAAATGCTCGAAGGAATAAGTCATTTCTTAACAGAATTAGCTGATATTAATCTAGATGAAATGACTCAGCAAATAGAAGCAAAACTCAAAACATCTTCGACAGGTGAAGCGATTTTTGAAGAAATGGTTAATTTCTTCAAAGCAGACGATTGGTTTTTCGTCCAGATTGAAGGACAACCAGTTTTACAAATAGTTTTTCAAGGCGAAAATGGCAAATGGACATGCTACGCCAGCACCAGAATTGAACAGCAGCAATTTATCTTTTACTCAGTTTGCTCCGTTAATGTACCAGAAGACAAACGGCTAGCGGTGGCAGAATTCTTGACTAGAGCAAATTCTGGCATGGTGATCGGCAACTTTGAACTAGACTTTGCCGACGGGGAAATTCGCTACAAAACTAGTATAGATGTTCAAGGCGATAGACTCAGTTTTGCACTCATCAAACCCTTAGTTTACGCCAACGTGACGATGATGGATCAATACTTGCCGGGGATTATGTCTGTTATTTATGGGGATGTGTCGCCAGAGGATGCGAACGCTCAGGTTGAAGTATAA
- a CDS encoding pentapeptide repeat-containing protein → MNQQIPEPLSHDALQQILEEHIQYINSGGTQGQAADLSLYSIEDFDFSNLDLSDVPAQNTVFLRCKFINTDLSGANFDRTCALGADFRGANLVKAQFYMVDLRTACFDKANLTRSEFIKSNLSSASFRAANLCAVSISESDLNEAIFDGANIEGASFKNNQDKGASWHNTKGLRHYVKIT, encoded by the coding sequence ATGAATCAGCAGATTCCCGAACCACTAAGTCACGATGCTCTCCAGCAAATTCTTGAGGAACATATCCAATATATCAATTCCGGGGGAACACAAGGACAAGCTGCGGACCTAAGTCTTTACAGTATAGAGGACTTCGATTTCAGCAATTTGGATCTTTCCGACGTACCCGCACAGAACACAGTTTTTCTTCGTTGTAAATTCATCAACACTGATTTATCGGGAGCTAATTTTGATCGGACTTGTGCGCTTGGGGCTGACTTCCGGGGTGCGAACTTAGTGAAGGCACAGTTCTACATGGTTGATTTACGCACAGCTTGCTTTGACAAAGCTAACCTAACTAGGTCGGAGTTTATCAAGTCGAATTTATCTAGCGCCAGTTTTCGAGCAGCTAATCTTTGTGCAGTAAGCATTTCTGAAAGCGACTTGAATGAGGCAATTTTCGATGGCGCTAATATTGAAGGGGCTTCGTTCAAAAACAACCAGGACAAAGGAGCTAGCTGGCATAACACTAAGGGACTTAGGCATTATGTAAAAATAACTTGA
- a CDS encoding carboxypeptidase-like regulatory domain-containing protein, with translation MAANNGMEDKNSSLISFERNSYFYGKLLTVRDFELEQQYGIQKNNLLNRLVLGKGIVSGLEVDKNLTIEKDSQQDKILLRVQISQGVALDSFGREIIVSQNITETLEVASRGKNYIYIQYKEQPTERVSQAENGYARVKETYTISASAEVPSAQIKGKIFVETDTDSEFILGVKVEAIEPQTQIVKAVTFTDATGNYTLIVPNGTYQIKASVSGFETQTSPAITVSVDRQSEAVKTVDLTLIADSSETVSFPVQDIVQQYYNDYLRIYSEPNQDTKVLLAVVNIPTDNAPPTLDEQETAKYRQIVYSNTMLYDLLSKINTTNLTPGDTVGSVQQISLPGSSPQFARADHTHNLADDVVTASKINTKTFTSSDNSISIAKTQDKQSFDLKIASSVKLPVPGETATSIQPRSNPGTSTQFARADHVHNLQINQIGPDVNGNLILTPGENINLVPGQKSNELVISATGGTASTILTGTQELAFETDEALPKGSLVPVSVTVPELQEGQPFSVMLAPILPADIPPITRPPLGQTQGRSGVHFVFGSNIQLPRMYVAYVPLPYNKTFEIHGFDANFADKEQKVQVTYWVIAGSVAVEANKPPASSSLRDRALELIRNSADGMTITGLMRELGVARSELETELAQLVEAGTIQRGNGNRFRISET, from the coding sequence ATGGCTGCTAATAATGGAATGGAAGACAAAAATAGCTCGTTAATTTCTTTTGAACGCAACAGTTATTTTTATGGAAAATTGCTGACTGTTCGTGATTTTGAACTCGAACAGCAATATGGAATTCAAAAAAACAATCTCCTCAATCGCCTCGTTCTAGGTAAGGGTATAGTCAGCGGCTTAGAAGTTGATAAAAACTTAACAATTGAAAAGGATAGTCAACAAGATAAAATTTTGTTAAGAGTTCAAATTTCCCAAGGCGTAGCCTTAGATTCTTTTGGAAGAGAAATTATTGTTAGCCAGAATATAACTGAAACCTTGGAAGTCGCTTCAAGAGGGAAAAACTACATTTATATCCAATATAAAGAACAGCCCACAGAACGTGTTTCTCAGGCAGAAAATGGTTACGCACGGGTTAAAGAAACTTACACTATTTCTGCTAGTGCAGAAGTGCCATCTGCACAAATTAAAGGTAAAATTTTTGTAGAAACTGATACCGATTCCGAATTTATTTTAGGTGTAAAAGTTGAAGCAATAGAACCGCAAACTCAAATCGTCAAAGCAGTTACATTTACTGATGCAACAGGGAATTACACGCTGATAGTTCCTAATGGAACTTATCAAATTAAAGCTTCAGTAAGTGGTTTTGAAACACAAACTTCACCAGCAATTACCGTTTCTGTAGATCGGCAAAGTGAAGCAGTCAAAACTGTAGATTTAACACTGATTGCAGACTCCTCTGAAACGGTATCATTTCCTGTTCAAGATATAGTTCAGCAATACTATAACGACTATCTACGCATTTATTCTGAACCCAATCAAGATACTAAAGTACTACTTGCTGTGGTGAATATTCCAACGGATAATGCACCACCAACACTTGATGAACAAGAAACTGCGAAGTATCGCCAAATTGTCTACAGCAATACTATGCTGTATGACCTCCTAAGTAAAATCAATACAACAAATCTCACTCCAGGAGATACTGTAGGCAGCGTCCAGCAAATATCACTTCCTGGAAGTTCTCCACAATTTGCTCGTGCAGATCATACCCATAACTTAGCAGATGATGTTGTAACTGCTAGCAAAATTAATACAAAAACTTTCACTTCATCAGATAACAGTATTAGTATTGCTAAAACTCAGGATAAACAATCATTTGATTTAAAAATTGCTTCTTCAGTAAAACTTCCTGTTCCAGGAGAGACTGCAACCAGTATCCAACCAAGATCAAATCCAGGAACTTCTACACAATTTGCTCGTGCAGATCATGTTCATAATTTGCAAATAAATCAAATCGGTCCTGACGTCAACGGAAATCTGATTTTGACACCAGGAGAAAATATAAATCTCGTTCCAGGGCAAAAGTCTAATGAACTAGTCATTTCAGCCACAGGAGGTACTGCATCAACAATTTTGACAGGGACACAAGAACTTGCGTTTGAAACAGATGAAGCATTACCCAAAGGCAGTTTAGTTCCTGTCAGCGTTACAGTACCAGAATTGCAAGAAGGACAACCTTTTTCAGTCATGCTTGCTCCCATTTTACCTGCGGATATTCCTCCGATTACCCGTCCACCTTTGGGGCAAACTCAGGGACGATCGGGTGTACACTTTGTCTTTGGCTCTAATATTCAGCTACCACGTATGTATGTAGCTTATGTACCACTACCTTATAACAAAACCTTTGAAATTCATGGTTTTGATGCTAACTTTGCTGACAAAGAGCAAAAAGTCCAAGTTACTTACTGGGTGATTGCTGGTTCTGTAGCTGTGGAGGCAAATAAACCACCAGCGTCCTCGTCCCTCAGAGATAGAGCTTTAGAATTAATTAGAAATAGTGCTGATGGTATGACCATTACAGGATTAATGCGAGAATTGGGAGTAGCACGGTCTGAGTTGGAAACTGAACTGGCACAACTCGTTGAAGCAGGTACAATCCAGCGTGGAAATGGTAATAGATTCCGGATTTCAGAAACTTGA
- a CDS encoding eCIS core domain-containing protein: MHTPKLDKNVNTKLDPQQTAAEKSVSSHTQRDPLVQQISRMGNAPNPSAHAAVLNRAPANQQSSNRQLLLQLQQQYGNPYVNQVLQLAREMGGKTSASPTQIKPKTATLQRQESPEEEKDEQPVQTKPEIATLQRQESPEEEKDKQPVQTKSETATPQPQESPEEEKDDQPVQTKPETATSQQKQMPPKEDEEEDKTAQTKPEISTLQRQEMPPKEDEEEDKTAQTKPPIQAKLTINPAGDKYEQEADRVADQVVQRMNTPAVERSPESGAIQPEDMPEQVQKKPEISTLQRQEMPQEDEEHKLAQKQPQSAAKKSQNKTVGDKKDKLTQQKPKIDATQQQQQPEKQQQDKLAKKSSQKTKGDRQKTRVQMKSANQHQSAEANMAGTQDLEGSIQQAQGSGQPIPEKTRQPLEQQFGSDFSGVKIHTNTQSDQLNKSIQARAFTTGQNVFFRQGAYDPSSQSGQKLLAHELTHVVQQNGSAVQAKSVSTKSISKKENKVQTKPLVTPSSSQPEPIIQCKELNSPETTEPDNKQSPKEQEQTKPDNKQEPTQPIPPAGDTAQGQGQPSPASTAGGGAASASQGESGNDAGATTAPVMAEAGTSPITGEQKAPASPQEDPAFQAVTSNAQTVAKEQQEHQPAEEKAEEAQAAAEPPTNEVDSKAQANQVGEMQQTETPEFDAAAFKAKLMERIADMAPKTLEEADEFKNDNKLDSVKEELGDKVNEEQKNSQGPLDEKTKETPDTSGIEPKTVEPLPPTEPGEAPTDINAQNAAPKSKGESEVEAPLQEDSKKLDKQMADADVTEEQLAKSNEPEFQATLQSKGEAQTNAQEAPPKYREDEQGLISKAEGAAVATAQEQMQGMHDTRVQQFGEVADKQAGTKGKDEEARTKVATDINKIYEDTKAKVEKTLSDLDTQVEQEFDAGAADAKKAFEDYVDQRMKKYKDKRYGGAFGWLLWIGDKLFGMPSEVNAFYEEGRDLYIQKMNGVIDKVVTIISQGLTQAKAEIANGKQEIQNYLDKLPEDLQEVGQEAAADIESKFEDLQQTVSDKEDELINTLSQKYQENLKEIDDRIKEMKEQNKGLIQKAIEFIVNTIKTIIELGKLLLQVLARVAKVIPQILKDPIGFFKNLVKAIKQGFENFVKNIAQHLKEGLISWLTGTLAGTGIEMPKAFDPPGIFSLVTQVLGLTAETIQARATERLEGGTGERSQPADATKQGKQGKGETKGGQATQTPQAGQTPQTTQAGQGRDATQNTAQNSPVSSQTTADNGNQENSALADTGFDIFKILSTQGVAGLWELVKDKIGDLKAMVLDPIQNFVIESVIKAGIEWIIGLMNPASAFLKACKAIYEIIKFFIERAKQITDLINAILDSVEAIAKGAIDQAVKMVEGALAKAVPVVIGFLASLLGLGGIAEKVQAIIQKLQRPIEKAIDGVIDLGVKAANKVNKNKGKNNKPDEKTSADKDKSGKQNKGKDNKPDEKPRAGQDKGGKSDQRTRDENGKDNKEKATSITDKIVEWWKTKKQFKDEENETHTLFFQGKDKSAKLMVASSQPQLLNEFLKRLEDPKHEKNKTNNKANKYTRDTDSKKALLEEMKNLAAQVDAIKANTQSRSENKNPNLPKSYTENTGKEINDLLQKITNKLKDFYQDVGKKDKDLPQTKVSFPKQKEQMIPLTQNKTTKVKSVDGEEMVAEPLSIKPGDTVGSQPTGGSTDSELVKQVTERNRGGQVYVRGHLLNHHVHGPGNDYRNLTTITNSFNTKEMEKKVETYVKDLVLKQKKVLSYKVTVEYGGHGKRTHIPAEEYLATKIKFEINQMQKKKGRSGANQDDWQINNSPKTGRIPNYPPELPHELPNDDSLDQQDKPSINIGTISADNLMKDYNNRDPKNLHMNKEIAKKITDSATKNGGKVYEHDLKDSKEFPNFGDRRIEKLRNMYSSSASSSSAGPSTSTAAPTAPASPSTAPASPMHIDQPSSSTKRERDETEEESRKKQRQSSIVSNASTSSNSMDID, encoded by the coding sequence ATGCACACGCCGAAGCTGGATAAAAACGTTAATACCAAGTTAGATCCACAGCAAACTGCGGCGGAAAAAAGTGTGTCGTCACATACACAGCGCGATCCACTAGTGCAGCAAATTTCGCGGATGGGCAATGCTCCCAATCCCAGCGCCCATGCGGCTGTCCTCAATCGCGCCCCAGCTAATCAGCAATCTTCTAACAGGCAATTATTACTTCAATTGCAACAGCAGTATGGAAATCCCTACGTAAATCAAGTGTTGCAATTGGCGCGAGAAATGGGCGGGAAAACATCTGCTAGTCCGACTCAAATTAAGCCGAAAACCGCCACGCTTCAACGCCAAGAATCACCAGAAGAAGAAAAGGACGAGCAACCAGTTCAAACTAAGCCGGAAATCGCCACACTTCAACGCCAAGAATCACCAGAAGAAGAAAAGGACAAGCAACCAGTTCAAACCAAGTCCGAAACCGCCACACCTCAACCTCAAGAATCACCAGAAGAAGAAAAGGACGACCAACCAGTTCAAACTAAGCCGGAAACCGCCACATCTCAACAGAAACAAATGCCCCCCAAAGAAGATGAGGAGGAAGATAAAACTGCTCAAACCAAACCGGAAATTAGCACGCTTCAACGCCAAGAAATGCCTCCCAAAGAAGATGAGGAGGAAGATAAAACTGCTCAAACCAAGCCACCAATTCAAGCAAAGCTGACCATTAACCCCGCAGGGGATAAGTATGAGCAAGAGGCGGATCGGGTTGCAGACCAAGTAGTACAGCGGATGAATACACCTGCTGTTGAACGATCGCCTGAAAGTGGGGCTATTCAGCCAGAGGATATGCCCGAACAAGTTCAGAAAAAACCAGAAATCAGCACGCTTCAGCGTCAGGAAATGCCTCAAGAAGATGAGGAACACAAGCTTGCTCAGAAACAGCCTCAGTCCGCCGCTAAGAAGTCGCAGAACAAAACTGTAGGAGATAAGAAAGATAAACTTACCCAGCAGAAGCCGAAAATTGACGCGACTCAGCAACAGCAGCAGCCTGAGAAACAACAGCAAGACAAACTTGCGAAAAAATCGTCTCAGAAAACTAAAGGCGATCGCCAAAAAACACGTGTCCAAATGAAGTCAGCCAATCAGCATCAGTCTGCTGAAGCTAATATGGCGGGGACTCAAGACTTGGAGGGTTCAATCCAACAAGCGCAGGGTAGCGGACAGCCCATCCCCGAAAAGACTCGGCAACCACTGGAGCAACAGTTTGGATCTGACTTTAGCGGTGTCAAAATACACACTAATACCCAATCAGACCAACTCAATAAATCTATCCAGGCTCGCGCTTTCACCACAGGACAGAATGTTTTCTTCCGGCAAGGTGCGTATGACCCTAGTAGTCAATCAGGTCAGAAGTTACTTGCCCATGAGTTGACTCACGTTGTTCAGCAAAATGGTAGTGCAGTTCAGGCTAAATCAGTTTCTACTAAATCTATCTCTAAAAAAGAAAACAAGGTACAGACAAAACCTCTTGTCACCCCATCATCTTCTCAACCTGAACCGATAATACAGTGCAAAGAGCTAAATTCTCCAGAAACAACTGAGCCAGATAACAAGCAAAGTCCCAAGGAACAAGAACAAACTAAGCCAGATAATAAACAGGAACCGACGCAACCAATTCCGCCAGCAGGCGACACTGCACAAGGTCAAGGGCAACCTTCTCCGGCAAGTACAGCAGGTGGTGGTGCCGCATCAGCTTCCCAAGGAGAAAGTGGAAACGACGCAGGTGCAACAACAGCTCCAGTTATGGCAGAAGCGGGAACCTCCCCAATAACTGGCGAACAGAAAGCTCCCGCTTCCCCTCAAGAAGACCCAGCATTCCAAGCAGTAACCAGCAACGCCCAAACAGTCGCCAAGGAACAACAGGAACACCAACCCGCCGAGGAAAAAGCCGAAGAAGCTCAAGCTGCTGCTGAACCCCCCACAAATGAAGTGGATAGTAAGGCACAAGCCAATCAAGTTGGCGAGATGCAGCAAACTGAGACTCCAGAATTTGATGCAGCAGCCTTCAAAGCCAAGCTGATGGAGCGAATTGCTGATATGGCTCCCAAAACCCTGGAAGAGGCTGACGAATTTAAGAATGACAACAAACTCGACTCGGTAAAAGAAGAGTTGGGTGACAAAGTAAATGAAGAACAGAAAAACTCTCAAGGTCCCCTAGACGAAAAAACAAAGGAAACGCCTGACACCAGTGGCATTGAGCCGAAAACTGTAGAACCACTGCCACCCACTGAACCGGGAGAAGCCCCAACGGATATAAATGCCCAGAACGCAGCACCCAAGTCTAAAGGGGAGAGCGAAGTCGAAGCACCACTGCAAGAAGACAGCAAAAAGCTCGACAAGCAGATGGCTGATGCAGATGTTACCGAAGAGCAGTTAGCAAAATCCAACGAGCCAGAGTTCCAAGCAACGCTTCAATCAAAAGGTGAGGCTCAAACCAACGCCCAAGAAGCACCGCCAAAATACCGAGAAGATGAGCAAGGTTTAATATCCAAAGCTGAAGGTGCTGCCGTAGCTACGGCACAAGAACAGATGCAGGGTATGCACGATACCCGCGTCCAACAGTTTGGTGAAGTTGCAGATAAGCAAGCGGGAACTAAGGGCAAAGACGAAGAGGCACGGACGAAGGTCGCTACTGATATTAATAAGATTTATGAAGATACCAAAGCAAAAGTTGAAAAAACTCTTAGCGACCTAGATACCCAAGTTGAGCAAGAGTTTGATGCTGGTGCGGCTGACGCTAAGAAGGCATTCGAGGATTACGTTGACCAGCGAATGAAGAAATATAAAGACAAGCGTTATGGTGGTGCTTTTGGCTGGTTGCTTTGGATAGGAGACAAATTGTTCGGGATGCCTTCGGAGGTGAATGCTTTTTACGAAGAAGGGCGGGATCTTTACATCCAAAAGATGAATGGTGTCATCGATAAGGTTGTCACTATTATCAGTCAAGGGCTAACTCAAGCAAAAGCGGAAATTGCCAACGGTAAGCAGGAAATTCAGAACTATCTCGATAAATTGCCTGAAGACTTGCAAGAAGTAGGTCAGGAAGCAGCCGCAGACATTGAAAGCAAGTTTGAAGATTTGCAGCAAACTGTCAGCGATAAGGAAGATGAGCTAATTAATACCCTATCGCAGAAGTATCAGGAGAACCTGAAAGAGATTGACGATCGCATCAAGGAGATGAAGGAGCAAAATAAGGGGCTGATCCAAAAAGCGATCGAGTTTATCGTAAACACGATTAAAACGATTATTGAACTTGGTAAACTGCTGCTACAAGTTTTAGCACGAGTCGCAAAAGTCATCCCGCAAATCCTCAAAGATCCGATTGGTTTCTTCAAAAATCTGGTTAAAGCCATCAAACAAGGCTTTGAGAATTTTGTCAAGAATATTGCCCAGCATCTCAAGGAAGGGCTGATTTCCTGGCTGACTGGTACTCTGGCAGGAACAGGAATTGAGATGCCAAAAGCCTTTGACCCTCCAGGTATTTTTAGCTTAGTGACGCAGGTGCTGGGGCTAACGGCTGAGACGATTCAGGCACGAGCAACGGAACGATTAGAAGGGGGAACTGGAGAGCGATCGCAACCCGCTGATGCCACAAAGCAAGGCAAGCAAGGGAAAGGGGAAACAAAAGGAGGACAAGCAACACAAACACCACAAGCAGGGCAAACACCACAAACAACACAAGCAGGGCAAGGGCGCGATGCGACACAGAATACTGCTCAAAATTCTCCCGTGTCTTCCCAAACAACTGCTGATAACGGCAACCAAGAAAACTCCGCTCTTGCAGATACAGGCTTTGATATCTTCAAAATCTTGTCTACCCAAGGCGTGGCTGGGCTGTGGGAGCTAGTCAAGGATAAAATTGGCGACCTCAAGGCAATGGTGCTTGACCCCATTCAAAACTTTGTCATTGAAAGCGTCATTAAGGCAGGGATAGAGTGGATTATCGGTCTGATGAACCCGGCTTCAGCATTCCTGAAAGCGTGTAAGGCGATTTATGAAATTATCAAGTTTTTCATTGAGCGTGCCAAGCAGATTACAGATTTGATTAACGCAATTCTGGATTCTGTAGAAGCGATCGCTAAGGGAGCGATCGACCAAGCAGTGAAAATGGTTGAGGGTGCCTTAGCTAAGGCAGTACCTGTGGTCATCGGATTTTTAGCAAGTTTGTTGGGCTTGGGCGGTATTGCCGAGAAAGTTCAGGCAATTATTCAGAAGTTGCAACGACCGATTGAAAAGGCGATCGATGGGGTAATTGACCTAGGTGTTAAGGCTGCTAATAAAGTTAATAAGAACAAAGGTAAGAACAATAAACCTGATGAGAAAACCAGTGCTGACAAAGATAAAAGCGGTAAGCAGAATAAAGGTAAGGACAATAAACCTGATGAGAAGCCCCGTGCTGGGCAAGATAAGGGCGGTAAGTCTGACCAAAGGACTAGAGATGAAAATGGTAAGGACAACAAGGAAAAAGCAACCAGTATAACGGATAAAATTGTAGAATGGTGGAAAACCAAAAAGCAGTTTAAAGATGAAGAAAACGAGACCCATACTCTTTTCTTCCAAGGCAAAGATAAGTCTGCAAAATTGATGGTCGCTTCTTCTCAGCCACAACTATTAAACGAATTTCTCAAGAGACTTGAAGATCCAAAGCATGAAAAAAATAAAACTAATAATAAAGCTAATAAGTATACCCGTGATACAGACTCAAAAAAGGCTCTGCTTGAAGAGATGAAAAATTTGGCTGCCCAGGTCGATGCAATCAAAGCTAACACTCAAAGCAGATCAGAGAATAAAAATCCAAATTTACCTAAATCTTATACTGAGAATACTGGCAAAGAGATTAATGACTTACTACAAAAGATAACAAATAAACTGAAAGACTTCTATCAAGATGTTGGAAAGAAAGATAAAGATTTGCCACAAACCAAAGTTAGCTTCCCAAAACAGAAAGAGCAGATGATTCCGCTAACACAGAATAAAACTACTAAAGTTAAGAGTGTGGATGGTGAAGAAATGGTAGCCGAGCCTCTAAGTATAAAACCAGGGGATACTGTGGGTAGTCAACCTACTGGCGGTAGTACAGATTCAGAGCTTGTGAAACAAGTAACAGAGCGAAACAGGGGTGGGCAGGTATATGTACGAGGTCATCTTCTTAATCACCACGTACATGGACCAGGGAATGATTATAGAAATTTGACAACAATTACAAACTCCTTTAACACTAAAGAAATGGAAAAAAAAGTTGAAACATATGTAAAAGATCTAGTGTTAAAACAGAAGAAAGTTCTAAGTTATAAAGTTACCGTAGAATATGGTGGGCATGGTAAGAGAACGCATATACCTGCTGAAGAATACTTAGCTACTAAAATTAAGTTTGAAATCAACCAGATGCAGAAAAAGAAGGGCAGAAGCGGAGCCAATCAAGATGATTGGCAAATAAACAATAGCCCGAAGACAGGTAGAATTCCTAATTATCCACCAGAGTTACCTCATGAGCTTCCCAATGATGATTCGTTGGATCAGCAAGATAAACCATCTATCAATATTGGAACTATTTCAGCCGACAATCTAATGAAAGACTATAATAACAGAGATCCGAAGAACCTACATATGAACAAAGAGATAGCCAAGAAGATTACAGATTCTGCTACAAAAAATGGCGGCAAAGTTTATGAGCATGATCTTAAAGACTCGAAAGAATTTCCAAATTTTGGGGATAGAAGAATTGAAAAATTACGAAATATGTACAGCTCCTCAGCATCATCCTCCTCCGCAGGACCATCTACATCAACAGCAGCCCCAACAGCACCCGCCTCACCATCTACCGCACCTGCATCACCTATGCATATAGACCAACCATCATCTTCGACAAAAAGGGAACGAGATGAAACAGAAGAAGAAAGCCGCAAAAAGCAACGTCAATCGTCCATAGTCTCAAATGCATCAACGTCGTCAAATTCAATGGATATAGACTAA